ATGGGTTGTTGGGTATGGCAAGTGAATTGAGACTGCCCTGGCCAGAGAAAGTGGTTTTGGGGGGGATCATAACCAAAGAGGAGGCTGGAAGACTGCAGAGCTTATCCTTCCCAGGCAGTATGAGGAGCTGACTCTTTATTCTGGGAGCCTAACCTAACCACTGTTTCAGAGAGGGTTTGATGCGGCCAAACTTGCAGTTGCAAGCATCCATCCAGCTGCAGCTGGGAAGTGGGTTGTTGGAGAGAAGCTAGGGGTTAGGGAGGAGAGGAATGGGTGTGGGAACAGATTTGATACCTGTGTTAGGCGAGGACAGGGAACAACCCTCCAGGGGGAACATACACAGAGGGGTCTTGAGTGGTGCAGAGGGCCCCCACCAATCAGCTCTCCTGCTTTACCCCAGTAGGGCTCTGCTGGCCTCCCTGTCTTTGCTCTGCTTGTGCCCCACCTGCAAGAGCTCTGGCTCAGGGAACATCCTGTCCCCCCATCCCTATGCCTGGAAGTTCCTCTCTTTGGGGGGAAGAGGCAGAGGGGGGCTAagagaggggagcaggggagCCCCAAGCAGAGCGTCAAGATGAATTCTACATAGAGGCCCACTCAGCGAGGGTGCTTCAGTAACACACGTCCCCGCCTCGCAGCCTGGGCTCCTCCTCTCACTTCATCCCTCCCCCTACCCTTGGGGAGCCCCTCAGGTACCGCGGGGGCGAGCAGGGGCGGGGCCACCGAGCAGTTATAGCTGGACCCACCCGCACCAACTCCTAGCCTGTAGCCTCCCGCACTCCAGCTTCCCGACACTGCGCGCCCAGACACGACTGAGCCAGTTTCTGGTCCGCCCTCCGGGCGGCGGTCAACGTGAGCACCCTGGCGCGGGGCACGGGGGTGCGGAGCCCCGGGCGGGGGCCCACTGCGAGCCGCTGGCTGATCGCattgctgttgctgctgttgctgctgccgctgcccGCCGCCGCCTGGTACAAGCACGTGTCGAGTCCCCGTTACCACACGGTGGGCCGCGCCGCGGGCCTGCTAATGGGGCTGCGCCGCTCGCCCTACGTGTGGCGCCGCGCACTGCGCCCGGCTGCCGGGCCCCTTGCCTGGGACGGCTTCGGCCTGGCCGTGTACCCCCAGGGGCCATCTGCCAGAAGCACCGTCTCTGGGGGGCCCGCCGCCCGCGATGCTCTGTTGCTTCCCTCCGGAGTTCAGAAACTGTGGGAGGTGCGACGCAGAAGCTCCCGCGCAGGGCTCCCGGTGAGTGCGCCTCGCAGCCCGCGCGCCCCGAAGTCCGCGCCCCAACCGGAGCTGCGGCTGGGATCCTACTCCTGGACCTCTGAAGAGCGGGCCAGGTAcgcggggagaggaaggggacggGGACAGCAGTGGACGAGGGTGTCTCGGGAGATCTGAGACCGGAGCGCACGTCTGCCTGCCCACAGGGCACCCTACAACCTTTCCATCCCCGACTCCCAGTAGAGGAAGGCTTTCCTGGGGCAGTCCCTACTCTTCCAGCCTGGGGAGTCGGGGGAGCGGTAGTGGAGGTCGCACAACCCTCTTCCCACGGTCCTCTCTGTTCTTTCCAGAGCCTTCGGAGTGTCTCCTGCTCAGTCATGGTCTGCGCAGGGAACCGCCTTCGCCAGCCCCCGCCTCTCCCCAGAGCCGTCCTGATCGCAGCCCCTGCCCACGCCCCCACGCCTGACGCAGGCGGAATGTCTTCTGCCAGCAGGCCGGCCATCTGGTCAATAAAACCTGCCTAGTTGCCGCGCCCCGGTGTTTGACCCTTTTCCTCCGCGATGTGTACTTTACATATAGCTTCGGGGCGCAAACAGCCGCGCCCACGCCCTGGCAAATGTCAGGAGCCCTCCAGCTGGCCCGGGCAAGCTCCCCTCAACAGCCGAGATCTGTGTGTCCTTGCGGGGCAGAATGGGGGACGGAGGCTGACTCTGCTGGGGGCTGGgtccccttctcccttctctgccaGTGCTGCCCCTCCTGTTAGGGTGTGAGGTCATTAGACCAGGTCCCAGGGTCccccaggaggggaggggtaTCCCACGGTGGGGGAAGGCAGTCAGACGCTGGGTC
The sequence above is a segment of the Orcinus orca chromosome 16, mOrcOrc1.1, whole genome shotgun sequence genome. Coding sequences within it:
- the NPW gene encoding LOW QUALITY PROTEIN: neuropeptide W (The sequence of the model RefSeq protein was modified relative to this genomic sequence to represent the inferred CDS: inserted 1 base in 1 codon), giving the protein MVRDPAPSRPARRGAGQIGSQRARPFRGDVTAPPSNGPTWRKCAHDFRLSEAPARAAPPAPGALGGLPDTARPDTTEPVSGPPXRAAVNVSTLARGTGVRSPGRGPTASRWLIALLLLLLLLPLPAAAWYKHVSSPRYHTVGRAAGLLMGLRRSPYVWRRALRPAAGPLAWDGFGLAVYPQGPSARSTVSGGPAARDALLLPSGVQKLWEVRRRSSRAGLPVSAPRSPRAPKSAPQPELRLGSYSWTSEERARAFGVSPAQSWSAQGTAFASPRLSPEPS